In Corylus avellana chromosome ca8, CavTom2PMs-1.0, the genomic stretch CTTAAATTATTGAAacagaatttctttcaacttttgAACCCAAATAACATGATTACAAAAgcatatataatatcaaagactacctatataatatcaaagactaCCAAAGGGGTTATAGGTTATAGCACAATTTTATCCTACAATATCATTCGAAATTTcaagattagggtttaatttcaACAATATCGATCATAACCTTGATTGGAACTATCTTGATCATAATTagttatcaaaatatattacaaaCCAAATTTAATTGTTCTCTAATAAAATCAAGGCCTACACTTAACCAAATATAACATAAAAACTATCTCGATTATATTCTGTCGAGTGGCTCCATTAGCGTCACATCTAGACTTTAGCTATATAGGATCTAGTTCCTCAAAAATTACTCAAATCAAATCTATGGGGTCCGacaacttagtgagtaaaaatgcatataacaactaacaagtatactcaacataaaattagtatGTTAGGGTTTGTACAATCGAGTTTGGGTCCACCCAAATTAACCAATTGTCTAGGGTTTTAAATTACTAATCAAGACTGgcatcgaaaaaaaaaaaaaaaaaaaaacttggtgccaaacaaattaaattaagaaattttaaattcctttaaaaaaaataaattaaattaaattcaaaacCTCTATTTTTGGATCGGAATTGGTTGCAGTCATCTGCTTGAAGAGCTCTATCAATTTCTTATCAAATTGCACTCGAATCTTGAGAAACAATTGCAAGAATCCCTCCGATAATTTTACCATACAAGTTCATGCTCAGGACTACTATTGGACTAAAAAGCAGTGAGGATAACTAACACCATGAGGATACATCATGTCAAGAATAAACTATCAAAACCTTAGAAAAATTATGCTAAACTAGAAATATACCAAAACTTTTTGAAGCATCCCAAGCCCACACCAGATCTAATGGGAGATGCATGTCATGTTCTTGATCAAAATCGCTGCATTCAAAGGGGAAATGTTTACAATGTGGTTCCTAGGAAAGTATAAGATATAATTAGGAAGTTTgcaaaatcaaaagcataatatATACATACAGGGTCAGGTAGTAGTAGCAAAAATCTGCAAGAATCAAACCATTCACAATTTCTGATAGGATGGCAACAAAAGCGCACCATAAATTATTATAAGCCGGAGATGTATAACCCAGAAATGTCACCGATTGTCCTTTAGTAAGCACTATCTgcatatataaaagaaacagATCATATCAATAGCTTGGAAAGAAATTGAGCTAACCCAATTTTCAACATATACCAATCTCGCACACCCCAGCATAAATATATAGTTTGCTGTAATTGAGGTAGCATCGAAATAAAATGAAGATAACAATAGAAGGGAAAAAGATGCCAAGTCATTTTTTTGTagagtgaaaaaacaaaacaaaaaaaagatgatgtaaCATTTTGCCACGTAGACTTGCGGCAGGAAACCATGACACAATTTAACCGGCAGATGTAGCTCTGTCAGTTGCAGTGAATTCAGTGAAAGCCCTGCAAAAAGATAGTTAACAATGATTGATGAAACGAAAATGAAAGCACATGTCTTCACCTCCCCGAGGTTGAACCCAAGCTTAACGACTCCCAATAAGTGAAGGAGATCTGCTATGAAGGAGAGCCCTCTCGAATCCAAAATATTTACCAAGCGTACGATCCCCAGACTACCCAGGAAGATCGTACTCATAAGTACCGCCACCTCTCTCGGCGTCGGAGATATCTCTCTCTTTAACTCTACAGCAGCCGATTGCCCCTTTTTCCCGCTCATTCCCTCCATCTGTAGAGGTCATGTGgtaaaaacaaaagttatatatatatatatatatatatatatacacacattgtTGTTGCCGGTTGGAGAGGATCACGGAGATTCTGTTGAGAGGAGGTAGCAAtagtactttttaaactttcaaatgCTATCTTAAACAAAGGATTAAGCCCACTAggactaaaacaaaaattaaagaaaatgagaattttttttccacCTAAAAGTAAGCACCCTGAAGGTGTAAGGAAACCAAATAATCAGAAAAAGCCGAAAGGAAGAAGCAAAAATGCAAAATCCAGTTGAGTACTACAGTGGCCGTGGAGGGAGGCTGAAGCCGAAATCCAAAGAAGCCAAAAGCTGAAATTTTTTAAGCTAAAGAAACCAGAGAATCCAAAGAAACCAAATTATGAGAGTCTAGAGAGTCTTGAAGTATTTGAAGTTTAAGGTAGAGTATAAtagtttaataaatattttaaaataataatagtttcattaattaaagAGACTTAACTAATTTCAATTGTCAGGACGGCTGCTGTAGTCCCCTTATCTTGTTATCCATTAATTAGCAATTGTGCTTGTATCTTTTATCTTTCCATTGTATAGTTATTTAATCACGTTCAATTGAAGTAACGAGATTAACTTTGTGTTTGAAAAAGATTTTAATCTAAAAATCTAAGTTTCTTCTATCCACATTACATACATTATTCACGTAACGTAGAGACTTTCCGAAcgaaacaaaagacaaaaaaggaaGCGGTCATTTTCAGAACGGTAGGTAAAGCAGTGCAGTTTACAATTTAGTAATTTACAGAAGACGAACAAGCAGGCACAAACATCAGTAAAAGGTCAGCTACTCAAACAATTATCAGAAAACGGCATCGTATCCCAATGGCACCGAACAATGGCAACCCGGCGATTGACCCGAGGAGCGGTTTCTGCAAGTCCAACTCCATCTTCTACAGCAAACGCAAGCCCACTGCACACCCACCCAACCACGCCCTGGACGTCACCACATTCATCTCGTCCCGGGCCCACCATGGCAAGGTCGCCTTCGTGGACGCCTCCACCGGCCGCCAACTCACCTTCGCCCAACTCTGGCGAGCCGTCGATTCCGTCGCCACGTTTCTCTCCGACAATGGCGTCAGGAAAGGCCACGTCATCCTCATCCTCTCCCCAAACTCCGTCTTCGTTCCCGCGGTGTGTCTCGCCGCCATGTCCCTAGGCGCCGTAATAACTACCGCTAATCCCCTCAACACCGCAGGAGAAATCGTCAAGCAGATCGCCGATTCGAAACCGGTCCTCGCTTTCACGACTCGCCAACTCGTCCCGAAACTCTCCGTGTCGCCAAATCTCCTTCGAATCGTACTGCTCGACGAGCAGTCTAAACCCGCCGTTGAAAACCCTAGGATCGTGGCCACGTTGGAGGAAATGCTGAAGAAGCAGCCGAGTGAGACACGCCGAGTCAGGGACCGAGTCAACCAGGACGACACGGCAACCCTTCTCTATTCATCAGGTACCACCGGTGCGAGCAAAGGCGTGGAGACTTCGCACAAGAGCTTCATAGCGATGATTCAGATCCTCATCGGTCGGTTCGGATTAGACGAAGGAGAGCACAGGTTCCTTTGCGTCGCCCCAATGTTTCACATCTACGGTCTAATATACGCGCTGGCGCTACCCGCATCGGGAACAACGGCAGTAATCCTCTCCAAGTACGACATGCACGATATGCTCTCGGCGATCGAGAAGTACCGGATCACAAACACCTCGCTCGTGCCGCCGGTACTGGTGGCGCTCGTGAAAGGCGCGGATGAGATACGGTCCAGGTACGACCTGAGCTCGCTGCGCACGGTTTCGTGTGGTGGGGCCCCGCTGAGCAAGGAGGTGATAGAGAAGGTCGTGGAGAGGTATCCGACGGTGGCGATTCTTCAGGCGTACGGGTTGACGGAATCGACGGGGGTTGGGGCGACCATGAACTCGCTGGAGGAGAGTAGGCGGTACGGTACGGTGGGGCTGCTGTCTCCGAACATGGAAGCGAAGATTGTGGAACCGAAGACCGGTGAGGCTCTATCAGTGAACCGGACCGGTGAGATTTGGCTTAGAGGTCCCCCCATCATGAAAGGTACAGTTTTGACTTCTTGTGCTCGTCACTTTGTGAAGtccatttattgattttttaattgaatgatcTGTCAAACGAATCTAAGGatattctccttttttttctttttttctttctttttaacacAGGTAAAAAGGGGTTAGATTCGAACTAATACCTTTCTTCGATTGATCAACTCATTGAGGAcatttaaggatatttttatgTTAAGGACATTGTATATAATGTCACATTTTATTATTGAGTAGTCCGTACTATGCGTGAgatttttaattgtaatttcaTTTTATAAGTCAATGCAATTTTATCTTACTTTTCATGTTAAAGGTTTCTGTAAATACTACGCAATTTGAAAGGTcttttgaactttaaaatttttcaatttaaactcataaacttttaattgttgtcaatttgaacctctcagtcgaattttaaaggttaaaagtgagacaatgacttttataccttgacttttttataaaattctaaatttacccttaatttcaaattaaaaaaaaaaaaattacaaggtgACCCACAGTTgggccacttttttttttttttttacattttttttttcaatttttttttttttttataagaagaaaattgaatagtaattttattttttttggggctttaaggacaaaaattgatagattgggtaaattgactgcaattgaaagttcaaggtaATTgtaagattttgaagttcaaagAGAACTTCTCAAATCCCGTGCTAATTCAGATATTAAAGTGAATTTATTATTCCTAGCACCTCAATGTTTTGCCAAGTGCCAGGTCCTTTTTTCGAATTTACATGTCTTGGAAATTTTATGTCTGCGGTTCACATTTCCTTTTACTGATACTGGGAATGTTGTTGCAGGTTATTTCCTGAATGCAGAAGCAACAACATTAACTCTTGATCCGGAGGGATGGCTGAAAACTGGAGATCTCTGCTACATTGACGATGATGGATTCATTTTTGTGGTTGATAGGTTGAAGGAGCTCATTAAATACAAGGGATATCAGGTGAAACATTCATACTTGATCTTTAAGTTCTCTAAATTTGTCCTTCACAGAACTACTCTGCTTTAGTTATATATGATTAGTTTCTGATATTACATTTGGAAAGATATTTCAGGCTAAAATGTTACAAAAATTGTCTTGAAAGTACGTTGATTTGTCTCTTGATGTCTTAAGGTCCCCCCGGCAGAACTAGAGGCCTTATTACTCATTCATTCAGAAATCTCTGATGTTGCTGTTATACCGTAAGTCTTCTCTattcacataaaaaataaataagtttggGTGTCGCTAGTATTCTCAATGGGACTGAGTCAAACTATGACTCAACCGGCTTGAAGGAACACTTGAGTTTCCTTTAGGCTCCTCATGTCATTGGTTCTCGGCAGACATGTGCTACTCGCATATCATCTAGGAAGACATGTGCTACTATGATTACGCATGTCGCCTAGGAAGAATAGTTACTCTAGTCTCTCccattttgtctttttaattagaaaaaaaaaaaaaaaaaaacaaacaaaacaaaaacaaaatgcacTTCATGGAAGGTGATTTTTCTAGGGAGTAATTTGTGATTTgcctgccttttttttttttaaaaaaaaaaagagagctcAGTTTAATTTCTTGTGTTCTAGATTTCCTGATAAGGAGGTTGGAGAGTATCCCATGGCATACGTGGTAAGAAAAGCTGGAAGTAATTTATCTGAGGGCGCAGTCATGGACTTCGTAGCGGGACAGGTGAGTTGAAGTATTGAGTAGTCAAATTCTTTGTTGTCACTGTATTCTTGAGCTGCTGCAGTTATATTCACAGGTGGCTCCATACAAGAAAATCAGGAGAGTGGCATTTATAGCTTCTATACCCAAGAATCAGTCTGGCAAGATTCTTAGGAAGGATCTTGTACAACTTGCAACCTCAAAACTTTGAATTGTTTGGTTTTCTGCTGGGATTTTGAGGGCGGCAATGCAGTGATGTGTGAAAGTGGGAACACATTTTGCACCCGCAAAACGGAGATTTGGCTACTCAAAATGGTGGCAattcaggtatatatatatataggtcgtGTCTTGTCAAGTCAAGTATTTTGGTGATAATTCGGGGTTATGGGTTGTGTCGTGTAAAGTGGAGTCATGAGTATGtgattatataagtcaatatGAAtatgactaatttaattaatcatGTCAAATGCATTAAAAAgacatttcttttgtcatatttGTTAGTGATCAACCAAAGTAATATACTTAGGTGAAATAATTTATCAAGTATCAAGTGATGGATACAAATTATGTTCAATATATAGAACTGCCCTGCCATGCTCAAGTGGAGCCCTGCTGGTGGGCTTGTGCTGCTGGTTGCATACATTGCATAGTACGTATAATCATATTCATTCTTCGGTGGACCGTGATAAGTACgtattgtttatttgttttctttattgccttaccccttttgtttttttttttttggtttatctcCCAAACTTGGAAAGGTTGGTCATGCAATTAACTAATTGGTCAGAAAATGCACACATTTTGGAGATAAAAGCGCATGCCCAAATCCAATCCCCTTGTTACCAATAAAAGATGCCATTTGGAAGAGTAATGATGGTTGgggatcatctttttatcctctcaaaGTTAATGTGATTTCTAAGATTATCACGGAATTTGGAATGGTTTACTTCTactgataattttaaaagttccaTTAACTttggaggataaaaagataatcCCTAACATTATTCATTTGAAATTGCTTCTGAGACTATGCAAGTAATTCCTCTACAAAGGTTGCCCAAAAGAGGATGTGCTTGAAGAGAACTAAACGCCCCTGCTTTGATGAATTACACATAAAAATAGCATAAAATGAAATGGTGAAATCCCATTCAAGATTTCACCTTATCTAATAACACTGGCAAATCATCATGTCTGCCGTGAATGCCTGTTTGAATCGACAATTATTTACAAACTACAATCAAGGGATTTCAAATAATGCAGCTTTTAAAAACTCAGCCACATACACTTGAAACTTCAATTGGTAGGAGCATAGATTACTTATAATATCAGCAATCGTCACCTTCTTCGCACAGTCAATCGCTTTGTGTGCCGATAGGAACTGCTGGCATTTGACCATCTTTCTTATCTTTGCTAACGGGAGGAGACTTGCACCCATTTCTCCTAGCAGTAAATTCTTTTGACTCTACATGCGTCGAAGAAGAAGGAGCCCCTTCCTCCTCAATCGGAAGGGTTCGTTTTGACCCTTCTAAGGCTACACCAAGAACAATATTCTCTTCCACGGGCAGCCTCGGTGTTGATTGAGATGCAACAGCCCTCCCACCATCTTGCTTCGCTTGTAAATCGGCTGAAGCATTATCCATTTTTTCACTGCCTGATTCCAGGGAAGCAGATAATGGCTTCTCAGCCATTGACCCACATGGAGTTAAATCTTTGGAATTCGGTTCCATTGTCTCCTTCCCTACATCTCCTGCGCCTTCTTGCTTGAGATGAAGCATTTTGGAGTTGTTTTGGGCTGAACCATCAGACACCAAATTTCTGGTTTCGTTGTCAGATATCTCAATTGATGAAGTCTTAGAACTTGAGCTTGTGTCTGATCCAGCCTTTGAATCTGCCTTGGAGTCAGATGTTGATACTGCTTCAACCTTGGTGTCTTTTTCTCCATTATGTATTGGACGAGCCGAAGCCTTACTTTTATCATCACTGCTGATTCTATAAGAGGGTTCAATGAGTAGGACAGGATTGTTAGCAGCTGCTCGCGAACGAGTGAAAATGGTGTCAGCAAACGGAATATTTTCCAAGTCAGCCTCACTGTATATTTTCTGCACTGTGCGAATGGGTGTGGCAAGCCGCGCCCGATGATGGCTGATAACTCTGAGAAGATCCAGCAGTATTGCTTCCTGTTTAATTTAGTTAACCGTCAATGCGATAAATTTCATGTTGATGGCAAAATACAGCATGTTAAAAGGAATCAAACTAACATccagaaaggaaaaagaaatttatgcCTACTCCAAATACCAGAACCCCAAATTTTCAGGCAAAAAGCAATAAATGTAGGACCTTTAATTCTGGTAAACAGGGACCCTACTCTCTCAGACCAATATCTAGTTAAAAAGGTATAACCACTTCATATAAAGGTTCATGGTTTCTTGACATCTTTAAGAAGACTTCTTAAGATTTAATTTGGCATCTAAAATCAGAGTTCATTCAAAAAGTTTTCCAATACAATCTTCCAGCtacaattttggagatttaATCACGGTTCAAGGATCCAATCACAGCAATGTAGATAATAACAATACCAacttaaaaatagaatttttttaaaaaaaggctgTACGCTCTCTGTGatcataattattatattacttggTTTGCACAAGATGAATAGCATTGAGTGAAATATTTAATAGTAGTCTTACCTTGACACAGAGGTACTCTTCAAAATGTGAGGTTTTCACAAAGCAAGATATCAAAATCTGCAACAATATTACCCGACGGACAAATTAAGCACTTGCAATAAAACCAATAGTCATGATTAACCCCCATTCATAAAAAGGCAATATAGCACTCTTACGTCTTCTAAATACATAACTGAGATAAAAGCAAGGAAAAGGTGAACTCAAAACATGGGGACATGCGCCAACCAGAAGTCACATAGGAAATATAGACCCTTTAGCTGTGTAATTAGAAATCCTACCAAACTTCCATTAAGAGCTCAGAAGAGCACCTTTCATAAGCAAGTGGATAGATGTTCTCTGGCCTTGAGTGAGGAATTGCTAGCTATAGCTAGGACACACACATATATCTTGCAGATGTATTAACAACTAACACCATCATTCAACCACAAGTCAGCAAACCCATTATTTTCAAAGGTGGGGATGCAACCCTCAACCAGTCCAAATTGGAGGGCTGAAACTTAAATCGCAATGCTCTTTATGAGCTCATTGACACCATGAAAACACATTTTCATCGAATATATTTCAATTCTTCTTTGTATATAAGTCAGAGATGTGAATACAGTATTAAAACATTCTAACGAAAATGACAGGtaatataacaaaaatttgaaaatttatattgcataaaagaaactttaaaaaaaaaaaaatcaagagaaatgCCTTACCATAAGAGCCTGATTTTCTGGATtgatattttcaagaaaaactCTTCTGTGCAACCTTTGCTGCTCTACTTGAGGATTTTTGGACAAGACCTTACGCATGTCGGCTACAATAGTCTGCACAATGAATAGGGATAACCAAGTCGCTCATATCAGGTGAACCAACAGAAAGTCCTTGGTCGTAAAAATATAATGGCAGGCAAACCAATATTTCTTCTCACATTGATCTTATTAACATCCAAGTGACTGATGGCAAGATGGGTCTTGATGCGCCAATGTGTCTTCTGACTAAGGTTACTCACAACATTAACAGTGAATTGGTGGTTTGGAATGTGAACTGCTTCACGATCAGCACCTCTTATAATTGTTGGAGACCACCAACCCACATGctggaaaatataaaataaaacgcTTGCTTTagaggaataaaaaaaaaaagcagtagATTGGGCAGAGTACTTATCATTTTGCAAAAGCAACCAAACTTTAAAGTTCTACTTGTGTTCAGAGGAAGGCAATCAGAGGATAGACATATAGCGGAGGAAGCACTTAGCAGGGGTTTATCTTATCTCTTCCAAAAAGAAGGACTTGTGGGATTTTACAAATGTGGAAGATCATACAtattatattcttttcttttacactCATGTAAATGCCCTTTTTTAGAGGtttgagcaaaaaaaaatttaatacaaaccTCAACTGTGCCAGAAACTTCATAGCCTTCAATCTTTGTTTGAATCCATTCATTCACAACAAATGGCCGTGTTGCATGAATCATTACACTTGAAAGGAAATTGGTAAATATCTGAACACATCAAAATATGATTCAAGCTGTGCAAAAAAGAACGTTTACCTTGACAACAAAGGgctaaaaaaatgtaaatctGGTAGAACTTTTACAGGGACCTACAAGGATGTACAGCATGCAAGAAACAGTAAACCTGCAGCAATTTCAATGGATGATATGACAGAAAATATAGCTGTACCTCACGACCAGCAAGCGTGAGCAATACTGTGCCAAGACCACCGGCAGTTAGCCACCTTTGCGTAGAGTAACCCAACAACTCCATGAACAATGAGACAGCAGCAACCCAAACTGCAGTATAAACAGCTTTCCCAGCAAAACTGAAGCCCATCTGCCAAAGAAAGAATCAACTGTTGTAAAATGAGACTTGCTTTTGCTCTCAAATTAGTGTCATCATAATAGGTAAATAATATCCCAAGTCCTTgagccaaaataataataataatagtaaaaataagtaaaaagagGAAAGGAGGGGGGAGTATGCCACAATGCTTCCTCAAAAAGGTCAAAAGGTGTAAAGAGGAGATGcaatttaacataatttttaCAACTGTCCTCTGAAATTTGTCTTCATTGTTTACTGGCCAACAAGAAGACTCCTAACATTTCACTGCATGTATTTCTCCATTAAATATTCCCTTTCCCAACATCATTATTGCAGCAAACCAATACgcatcaaataataaaaacattataaggaaaagaagaaagttgTGTGATGAAAAATAATCGAAGCATACATTTCTTGCATCACTGGGATCATTTGTCTCCATAAAGAATTGTTGTCCCTGTTGAATCAAGCTGCAGAGGAAAAGATATGcgaaataaaatcataatttaaaccACAATACCAATAAGTGAACAATCAACAAGCTAAGCTCAAAGTCATTGAAAACAACAGATCACAGCAGTATATTTTTGATAACCAGCAAATCTCcaatcacagagagagagagagagagagagaagggcaTTAAGAGGCAACATAGCACCATACGCACCTTGATGAACAATAGGCAAATGCTAGCACTGTCGATAGCGATTGTACAAAATTCAAAAGTCGTTCTTTGACAGCTTGACTGGCTTCTGAAGGTAGGACTACACGATCCAATGTTCTGAAACAAATAACACTGTTGTTAGTACCAATATAATTAATGCACATAGATGGTTTGGAAATAGAGCCGAAATCTAGTTCCTTGCAACATAGATATACACCTGCAGATAAGTATTGCACCAGTCCATAGCAGCAAAGGCTGAAGATAAGAAGTCAAAACATAGTATGAACTACTTTTCTTCCAACTACTATCAGTTCTCTGCAGCAAATTGTCATAA encodes the following:
- the LOC132189067 gene encoding uncharacterized protein LOC132189067 isoform X3; translation: MEGMSGKKGQSAAVELKREISPTPREVAVLMSTIFLGSLGIVRLVNILDSRGLSFIADLLHLLGVVKLGFNLGEIVLTKGQSVTFLGYTSPAYNNLWCAFVAILSEIVNGLILADFCYYYLTLDFDQEHDMHLPLDLVWAWDASKSFERKSRSQVMNVSQIWM
- the LOC132189067 gene encoding uncharacterized protein LOC132189067 isoform X1, producing the protein MEGMSGKKGQSAAVELKREISPTPREVAVLMSTIFLGSLGIVRLVNILDSRGLSFIADLLHLLGVVKLGFNLGEIVLTKGQSVTFLGYTSPAYNNLWCAFVAILSEIVNGLILADFCYYYLTLDFDQEHDMHLPLDLVWAWDASKSFVIKLRKLLSVGLAKETEKKGRSYSETHAICTRLFCTFRTSKTN
- the LOC132189064 gene encoding mechanosensitive ion channel protein 3, chloroplastic-like; protein product: MMAHAGSMRLSHELKICSGYGCSNQHTNVMGKGRLSLVHINLSSNGLRQEAWSLHLLSSVRGPICPVSSRCNVFLCQSVLAPSGGNETSLMKSATVVLTRSYEALRGKPLALLIPAVGVVAFAAWGLGPLMRLSRTIFLHRTDSSWKKSSSYYVLTSYLQPLLLWTGAILICRTLDRVVLPSEASQAVKERLLNFVQSLSTVLAFAYCSSSLIQQGQQFFMETNDPSDARNMGFSFAGKAVYTAVWVAAVSLFMELLGYSTQRWLTAGGLGTVLLTLAGREIFTNFLSSVMIHATRPFVVNEWIQTKIEGYEVSGTVEHVGWWSPTIIRGADREAVHIPNHQFTVNVVSNLSQKTHWRIKTHLAISHLDVNKINTIVADMRKVLSKNPQVEQQRLHRRVFLENINPENQALMILISCFVKTSHFEEYLCVKEAILLDLLRVISHHRARLATPIRTVQKIYSEADLENIPFADTIFTRSRAAANNPVLLIEPSYRISSDDKSKASARPIHNGEKDTKVEAVSTSDSKADSKAGSDTSSSSKTSSIEISDNETRNLVSDGSAQNNSKMLHLKQEGAGDVGKETMEPNSKDLTPCGSMAEKPLSASLESGSEKMDNASADLQAKQDGGRAVASQSTPRLPVEENIVLGVALEGSKRTLPIEEEGAPSSSTHVESKEFTARRNGCKSPPVSKDKKDGQMPAVPIGTQSD
- the LOC132189067 gene encoding uncharacterized protein LOC132189067 isoform X4 → MEGMSGKKGQSAAVELKREISPTPREVAVLMSTIFLGSLGIVRLVNILDSRGLSFIADLLHLLGVVKLGFNLGEIVLTKGQSVTFLGYTSPAYNNLCDFDQEHDMHLPLDLVWAWDASKSFERKSRSQVMNVSQIWM
- the LOC132189066 gene encoding probable CoA ligase CCL5; the encoded protein is MAPNNGNPAIDPRSGFCKSNSIFYSKRKPTAHPPNHALDVTTFISSRAHHGKVAFVDASTGRQLTFAQLWRAVDSVATFLSDNGVRKGHVILILSPNSVFVPAVCLAAMSLGAVITTANPLNTAGEIVKQIADSKPVLAFTTRQLVPKLSVSPNLLRIVLLDEQSKPAVENPRIVATLEEMLKKQPSETRRVRDRVNQDDTATLLYSSGTTGASKGVETSHKSFIAMIQILIGRFGLDEGEHRFLCVAPMFHIYGLIYALALPASGTTAVILSKYDMHDMLSAIEKYRITNTSLVPPVLVALVKGADEIRSRYDLSSLRTVSCGGAPLSKEVIEKVVERYPTVAILQAYGLTESTGVGATMNSLEESRRYGTVGLLSPNMEAKIVEPKTGEALSVNRTGEIWLRGPPIMKGYFLNAEATTLTLDPEGWLKTGDLCYIDDDGFIFVVDRLKELIKYKGYQVPPAELEALLLIHSEISDVAVIPFPDKEVGEYPMAYVVRKAGSNLSEGAVMDFVAGQVAPYKKIRRVAFIASIPKNQSGKILRKDLVQLATSKL
- the LOC132189067 gene encoding uncharacterized protein LOC132189067 isoform X2, which produces MEGMSGKKGQSAAVELKREISPTPREVAVLMSTIFLGSLGIVRLVNILDSRGLSFIADLLHLLGVVKLGFNLGEIVLTKGQSVTFLGYTSPAYNNLCDFDQEHDMHLPLDLVWAWDASKSFVIKLRKLLSVGLAKETEKKGRSYSETHAICTRLFCTFRTSKTN